In Streptomyces ambofaciens ATCC 23877, a single genomic region encodes these proteins:
- a CDS encoding SAM-dependent methyltransferase, protein MDLPRIFTIRESNHRIHNPLTPDKYAVLGRALHLAPGTRVLDLASGSGEMLCTWARDLGFTGTGVDISTVFTERARARAVELGVADRVEFVHADASGHVADEPVDVAACIGATWIGNGVAGTAELLSRSLRPGGLMLIGEPYWRRTPPDQETAQACHAGHPSDFLPLPDLIERFGDLGYDVVEMVLADQDSWDRYSAAQWLTMRRWLDRNPDDELAPQVRAELATEPARHARYTREYLGWGVFALLKH, encoded by the coding sequence ATGGACCTCCCTCGCATCTTCACCATCCGCGAGAGCAACCACCGCATCCACAACCCGCTGACTCCTGACAAGTACGCCGTCCTGGGCCGGGCTCTCCATCTGGCCCCCGGGACACGAGTGCTCGACCTGGCCAGCGGCTCGGGCGAGATGCTGTGCACCTGGGCCCGCGACCTGGGCTTCACGGGCACGGGCGTGGACATCAGCACCGTCTTCACCGAGCGGGCCCGGGCCCGCGCCGTCGAACTCGGTGTCGCCGACCGGGTGGAGTTCGTCCACGCGGACGCCTCCGGCCATGTCGCGGACGAGCCCGTCGACGTCGCCGCCTGCATCGGCGCCACCTGGATCGGGAACGGCGTCGCCGGAACGGCCGAGTTGCTCAGCCGCAGCCTCCGCCCCGGGGGCCTCATGCTGATCGGTGAGCCCTACTGGCGTCGTACTCCGCCGGACCAGGAGACCGCGCAAGCCTGCCATGCCGGCCACCCCTCCGACTTCCTCCCGTTGCCCGACCTCATCGAGCGGTTCGGCGACCTCGGGTACGACGTGGTGGAGATGGTGCTGGCCGACCAGGACAGCTGGGACCGGTACAGCGCGGCACAGTGGCTCACCATGCGCCGCTGGCTGGACCGGAACCCGGACGACGAACTGGCGCCCCAGGTACGGGCCGAGCTCGCCACCGAGCCCGCACGTCACGCGCGCTACACACGTGAGTACCTCGGCTGGGGAGTCTTCGCCCTGCTGAAGCACTGA
- a CDS encoding cupin domain-containing protein → MSGMRTDFAPVVTRAAEAETTSDPSSTMTLLADSEATGGLLTSYRSTFAEGAVGAPAHFHTRAAEMFYVIDGSLRVLVGEAVTVLGAGDFLLVPPHTPHAFAAAPDGTADVLFTFTPGMARFDYLRLLGRVMRGEAGFEEIKASSERFDNHYVDSPVWNAALAAG, encoded by the coding sequence ATGAGCGGCATGCGTACCGACTTCGCGCCGGTGGTCACTCGGGCCGCCGAGGCGGAGACGACGAGCGACCCCAGCAGCACGATGACGCTGCTGGCGGACTCCGAGGCGACGGGCGGGCTGCTGACCAGCTACCGCTCGACCTTCGCCGAGGGAGCGGTGGGCGCACCGGCGCACTTCCACACCCGGGCCGCGGAGATGTTCTACGTCATCGACGGCTCCCTGCGCGTCCTCGTGGGGGAAGCGGTGACCGTGCTCGGCGCCGGCGACTTCCTGCTCGTGCCGCCGCACACCCCGCATGCCTTCGCGGCGGCCCCGGATGGCACGGCCGACGTGCTGTTCACCTTCACACCGGGGATGGCGCGCTTCGACTACCTGCGGCTCCTGGGCCGGGTGATGCGCGGCGAGGCCGGCTTCGAGGAGATCAAGGCGTCCTCGGAGCGCTTCGACAACCACTACGTCGACAGTCCCGTGTGGAACGCCGCACTGGCCGCTGGCTGA